The following proteins are encoded in a genomic region of bacterium:
- a CDS encoding alpha/beta hydrolase, with protein MRNLKAGVLAIIMFLPLVACAGSAKYKVTGDVKPLLGEWEGPIQIKGAEIGMLVKFFTENDTLKASIDIPMQGAYGLKLEGIQYDGQKIHFELPTQISRAVYDGTLKEKRIEGVFKQGAANGTFFLEPSKKEATPPPPYKEEEVSVKVNEQVTLAGTLSIPDGAGPFPAVLMITGSGSQDRNEDVLGFKVFKVISDHLSRKGIAVLRCDDRGAGKSIGDRTKATSRDFYDDAVAQFEYLKTRPEIDPENIGIIGHSEGGIIAPMVASEHRDVAFIVMMAGPAVKGEELLKEQAAMVAKAEGRSEEDIKENLVLQQKVLDAIKSGTGFDELREEIRKAAIKEAKAMPKEERSALGNINKYAKNVADAQMEFIKSPWMKYFVEYDPRPTLAKVDCRVLAFFGKLDVQVPAESQSKELEKVFKDAGKENYLIKICCQANHLFQPAKTGAVSEYAKLPKEFTPCFLPTVTAWILEQPIPDECDHAEKETPSAPSDCPSNEKPSSGCGGCPYEKLHNK; from the coding sequence ATGAGAAATTTAAAAGCTGGTGTTTTAGCGATTATAATGTTTCTTCCTTTGGTCGCTTGTGCGGGTTCTGCAAAGTACAAGGTGACCGGAGACGTAAAACCTCTTCTCGGAGAGTGGGAGGGACCTATACAAATTAAAGGTGCCGAGATAGGCATGCTGGTGAAGTTCTTTACGGAAAATGATACCCTTAAGGCGAGTATTGATATACCCATGCAGGGCGCCTATGGTTTGAAGCTTGAAGGTATTCAATATGACGGTCAGAAGATACATTTTGAACTGCCTACTCAAATAAGCAGAGCTGTTTATGATGGAACCTTAAAAGAAAAGCGAATTGAGGGTGTCTTCAAACAGGGTGCAGCCAATGGAACTTTCTTCCTCGAACCTTCAAAAAAAGAGGCGACACCTCCTCCTCCTTATAAGGAAGAAGAAGTATCCGTAAAGGTCAACGAGCAAGTAACACTTGCAGGAACCCTGTCAATTCCAGATGGGGCTGGTCCGTTCCCTGCCGTACTGATGATAACCGGGAGCGGTTCCCAGGACAGAAACGAAGATGTGTTGGGTTTTAAGGTTTTCAAGGTTATTTCCGACCATCTATCACGTAAGGGCATAGCAGTACTTCGGTGCGACGATCGCGGCGCTGGAAAATCCATCGGAGACCGGACAAAGGCAACAAGCAGGGATTTTTATGACGATGCAGTTGCTCAGTTTGAGTATCTCAAAACGCGCCCTGAGATCGACCCGGAAAATATCGGCATAATCGGTCATTCCGAAGGCGGCATCATTGCTCCCATGGTTGCTTCCGAGCACAGGGATGTTGCGTTCATCGTGATGATGGCCGGACCGGCAGTAAAAGGCGAGGAGCTGCTCAAGGAACAGGCCGCAATGGTTGCAAAGGCGGAGGGCAGAAGCGAAGAGGACATTAAGGAAAACCTTGTGCTTCAGCAGAAAGTGCTTGATGCCATAAAGTCTGGAACCGGTTTCGATGAGCTTAGGGAAGAGATACGCAAGGCCGCGATTAAAGAAGCCAAGGCAATGCCTAAGGAAGAGCGCAGCGCTCTGGGCAACATAAACAAGTATGCCAAGAATGTTGCCGATGCGCAGATGGAGTTCATCAAGAGTCCATGGATGAAGTATTTTGTTGAATACGACCCGCGTCCTACACTCGCCAAGGTTGACTGCCGCGTGCTTGCATTCTTCGGCAAGCTGGATGTGCAGGTTCCTGCTGAATCGCAGTCGAAGGAACTTGAGAAGGTTTTTAAGGATGCAGGCAAGGAGAACTATCTCATAAAGATATGCTGCCAGGCTAACCATCTATTCCAGCCTGCAAAGACAGGTGCTGTTTCCGAATACGCGAAGCTTCCAAAAGAGTTCACGCCTTGCTTCCTACCCACCGTTACCGCCTGGATACTCGAACAGCCCATTCCGGATGAATGCGACCACGCGGAAAAAGAAACGCCCTCTGCGCCCTCCGATTGTCCTTCAAATGAAAAGCCCTCATCCGGCTGCGGCGGCTGTCCGTACGAGAAGCTGCATAACAAGTAA
- a CDS encoding RnfABCDGE type electron transport complex subunit B — protein sequence MVTILWIAAALMGGLGVLLVLMLILANRVFLVQPNPLEAKVRSVLPGANCGGCSYPGCDAYAAAVAKGDAPADACPVGGSGVAKKIGEIMGIEVSGGEPKVAFLLCQGGSDIVAQSADYKGVRTCRASNLIGGGTKACSYGCLGFGDCTLVCPFDAIHMGPEGLPLVDRKKCTGCGICVKTCPKNILKLIPISKEVYLACNSLDKGKAVRDACSKGCHACSICVKMCPYGALDMVNNLPVMNLEKCVDCGICYQKCPVKSSYVDYAAPRPKAEIEPSKCEGKHACTQVCKFKAIEGEEGQIHIVSSEKCVGCGECVKACPTGACTQPSKTRVPVV from the coding sequence ATGGTTACTATTCTCTGGATAGCTGCAGCGCTAATGGGTGGTTTAGGTGTGCTTCTTGTGCTTATGCTGATTCTTGCTAACAGGGTTTTTCTCGTTCAGCCCAATCCTCTTGAGGCGAAGGTCCGCTCGGTTCTTCCTGGCGCGAACTGCGGAGGTTGCTCGTATCCTGGTTGTGATGCTTATGCAGCTGCAGTGGCAAAAGGCGACGCGCCTGCGGATGCATGCCCGGTGGGCGGCTCAGGCGTAGCCAAAAAGATAGGTGAGATAATGGGTATCGAAGTTTCCGGAGGCGAACCAAAAGTCGCGTTTCTGCTGTGTCAGGGCGGTTCCGACATCGTTGCGCAGTCTGCAGACTACAAAGGCGTCAGGACCTGCAGAGCCTCCAACCTCATCGGCGGCGGAACAAAGGCATGCTCATACGGCTGTCTCGGATTCGGGGACTGCACGCTTGTCTGTCCCTTTGATGCGATTCATATGGGACCTGAGGGTCTTCCGTTGGTTGACCGCAAAAAATGCACCGGCTGCGGAATCTGCGTAAAGACTTGCCCCAAGAATATCCTCAAGCTCATACCGATATCCAAGGAAGTATACCTGGCTTGCAATTCTCTCGATAAAGGTAAAGCCGTGAGGGATGCTTGCTCTAAAGGATGTCATGCTTGTTCAATATGCGTAAAGATGTGTCCTTATGGTGCGCTTGATATGGTCAACAACCTGCCGGTAATGAATCTCGAAAAGTGCGTCGATTGCGGTATATGCTATCAGAAATGCCCGGTTAAGAGCTCGTACGTCGATTACGCGGCTCCAAGACCCAAGGCGGAGATTGAGCCTTCCAAGTGCGAAGGAAAACATGCCTGTACTCAAGTATGTAAATTCAAGGCTATTGAAGGCGAGGAAGGCCAGATTCACATCGTCTCATCTGAAAAATGCGTTGGATGCGGTGAATGCGTCAAGGCTTGTCCAACAGGCGCCTGTACACAACCGAGTAAGACTCGGGTTCCGGTCGTTTAG
- a CDS encoding electron transport complex subunit E, producing MNTQAESQEPLALQEGAEQVQVLEKQKGESGFVKFFKDIILDNPVLILMIGLCPTLATSGTAFDAAGMSAAVMFVLVLSNVVISMLRKIIPNEVRIPVFIVIISTFVTIIDYVMQAYQPALYRVLGIFVPLIVVNCIILGRAEAYAYTNGVWGSFLDGINKSLGFAVAIVLMGTIRELLGKGSWFKMPVMPQGFRENPILFFGLAPGAFFVIGLLKAGINKIFKRVG from the coding sequence ATGAATACCCAAGCTGAATCCCAAGAGCCGCTCGCCCTCCAAGAGGGTGCTGAGCAAGTTCAAGTGCTCGAAAAACAGAAGGGTGAGTCTGGGTTTGTCAAATTCTTCAAGGACATAATACTTGATAACCCCGTGCTCATCTTAATGATCGGTCTTTGTCCTACGCTGGCCACGTCTGGAACCGCTTTCGATGCGGCAGGCATGTCCGCCGCAGTGATGTTTGTTCTCGTACTATCCAACGTGGTTATTTCAATGCTCCGCAAGATTATTCCAAACGAGGTTCGAATTCCAGTATTCATCGTCATCATCTCCACGTTTGTTACGATAATAGACTATGTGATGCAGGCATACCAGCCTGCGTTGTACAGGGTTTTGGGTATTTTCGTACCCTTGATTGTTGTCAACTGCATCATCCTTGGTCGCGCCGAGGCATATGCCTACACGAACGGCGTCTGGGGCTCTTTTCTCGACGGCATAAACAAATCACTCGGTTTTGCCGTGGCTATAGTTCTTATGGGTACGATACGCGAGCTTTTAGGAAAAGGTTCTTGGTTCAAGATGCCGGTCATGCCTCAGGGGTTTCGTGAGAACCCCATCCTATTCTTCGGTCTTGCTCCGGGCGCCTTCTTTGTAATTGGCTTGCTCAAGGCCGGCATAAACAAGATATTTAAAAGGGTAGGCTAG
- a CDS encoding electron transport complex subunit RsxA: MVPNSLIAILIGSIFVNNIVLIRFLGFCPFFGVSTRLSTAIGMSGGVLFVMVMSTWITWGIYYLALAPHSVLLGSILPGGVVFLRTLSFILVIAALVQLLEMFLKKYVPVLYSALGIYLPLITTNCTILGVAFIVIDSSFSFIQGTVFALGTGTGFGLVMILFAALRERLELAPISKSFKGYPIAFIAASLVSLAFFGFANLFGI; this comes from the coding sequence ATGGTACCCAACTCTTTAATTGCAATTCTCATAGGTTCGATATTCGTCAACAACATCGTCCTAATCCGGTTCCTGGGGTTTTGCCCGTTCTTCGGAGTATCCACGAGACTCTCGACAGCCATAGGTATGAGCGGGGGAGTGCTTTTCGTAATGGTGATGTCAACCTGGATCACCTGGGGAATCTACTATTTGGCTCTTGCTCCTCATTCGGTTCTCCTAGGGAGCATTCTTCCGGGCGGCGTGGTGTTTCTGCGAACACTTTCTTTCATTCTCGTCATAGCGGCGCTTGTGCAGCTCCTCGAGATGTTTTTAAAGAAGTACGTGCCGGTTCTCTATTCGGCTCTGGGCATTTATCTTCCCCTTATCACCACGAATTGCACCATTCTCGGTGTGGCATTCATCGTGATTGATAGCAGCTTCAGCTTCATACAGGGTACAGTCTTTGCCCTTGGTACTGGAACAGGCTTCGGTCTTGTAATGATTCTTTTCGCGGCTTTAAGGGAACGACTTGAACTGGCTCCGATATCCAAGTCATTCAAAGGATATCCTATAGCGTTCATCGCGGCTTCGCTGGTTTCACTTGCTTTCTTCGGCTTTGCCAACCTTTTCGGGATTTAA
- the recO gene encoding DNA repair protein RecO, producing the protein MSKITRTEGLVLSSRPFRESSKIAVIFTRKSGRIDVLAHGARRPGSKFGASLEPGTELSLIYYERENKNLLTLSSADIIVSHQKLRESRDSLKLLYRVLGFLSHISHPGESNSGLYNLTVSLLNAMDKGNSIGYLFEYYLLHTASTVGYHPGIDERCVICGKKTEGKFSIVSGGFLCSEHSKEDSTLYLTKQERIMLYELSEFSVENLSKKYNSITPLISKLLRQYAVYHLHADPKLVL; encoded by the coding sequence ATGTCTAAAATCACTCGTACCGAAGGTCTGGTTTTGTCTTCAAGACCTTTCAGGGAGTCCTCGAAAATTGCCGTGATATTCACGCGCAAGTCAGGAAGGATTGATGTCCTAGCGCATGGGGCTCGAAGACCGGGGTCCAAGTTCGGAGCAAGCCTTGAACCTGGAACCGAGCTCTCGCTTATTTATTATGAACGCGAAAACAAGAATCTGTTGACGCTGTCTTCTGCAGATATTATTGTATCTCATCAAAAGCTAAGGGAATCCAGGGATAGTCTTAAGCTGCTTTATCGGGTTCTTGGATTCCTTTCCCACATCTCCCATCCGGGAGAGTCTAACTCCGGACTCTACAATCTAACCGTGTCACTTCTTAATGCAATGGATAAAGGAAACAGCATTGGTTATCTATTCGAGTATTACCTTTTACATACCGCATCCACTGTAGGTTATCATCCAGGAATAGACGAAAGGTGCGTTATTTGCGGAAAGAAAACGGAGGGTAAGTTCTCCATTGTGAGCGGTGGTTTTTTGTGCAGCGAGCACTCGAAAGAGGATTCAACACTGTACCTTACGAAACAAGAAAGAATAATGCTTTACGAATTATCGGAATTTTCGGTTGAAAACTTGTCTAAAAAATACAATAGCATCACGCCATTAATTTCAAAGCTGCTACGTCAGTATGCAGTATATCATCTTCACGCAGATCCGAAGCTCGTACTTTAA